The DNA region GCATGCTGCCAGATGCGGTTCTGCTGCATGGTCTTGACCCGATAGACCGCGGGATCCGACGCGCCGTCGAAGCTGATGTCGGCGGTGATCGAGCCTGAGTGCAGCGCCTCCGCAATCGCCATCGCCTTGCGCAGCGAGATCTGGGCGGACTGGAAGCTGTCGAGCTCGCGGCGAACCGCATGCACGTCGAGCGCGCTATCACTGTCCTGCGGGGTGAGCGCGGCGGCAGCCGAGCTCGTGATCGCATGGGCCGGCGACGCGAAGGGCAGGGCCAGCAGCGCGGTTGCAAGTAGCCGCGCTCCCAATGCCCAATGCCTCAGTGCGTGCAATCGTCCTGTCCTCATCGTCGAACCTGTATTGAACATGTGCACGCGCATGACCCGCGTTCGCAGAGCGAGGGGCGGGCCGAGAAAGGTGCGGCCGACCTCTGTTAGTCAGAGGTCGGCCGCCGAACGTTCAGGCGGAGCGATGGCGGCAGCTCCGTCGTGACGATCGAAGTTACAAGGTGACGCAGAACCCTTGGGGGGCGATCCGGGCTGAGCGTCTCTTTGCAACTAAACAATACGGTTTCGTTCTGTTTATTCAAGACTCATCACGGCAACGTGTAGGACGACGAAACGATCCAATAAAACGGTCAGCGCGTCGGCCGGCGACGTGCTTTGGCGGCGTCACGCAGCCGGTCCCGCGGTCCCACGGCACCGGCGAGGAACAACCGGATCGAGACTTCCATCCGCGTCACGGCGGCTTTCATGTCGATCAGAATCCCGAACGTCGCCATCCGGTGGGTGTGGCCGACCACCATGTTGAGGAAGGTCTCGGCCGCGATCGTCGTATCCTCGAGATCGAGGGCGCCGTTGTCGACCAGATGGTCGAAGAAATCCGCCGTCGTCGACACCGCTTTCGACCAGCCTTCGTCGACGGCAAGCTTGGCGATCTCGGGGAAATTGATCGCCTGCGCGGTCAGGATCCGGCTGAAGGCGATCGAGTCGGCGCTGCAGTTCAGCACCAGCAGCTGGCGCCCGAGCTCGATCAGCCGTTCCTCGACCGAGCCATCGCAGCTACCGCCGGCCTGCGCTTCGGCCGCCGCGGCGGCGAGCGGGGCAAGCCACCGGGCAATTTCGCGCCTGAGCACCGCGGTGAACAGGCCGCGCTTGTCGCCGTACTGTCCGTAGACGGTGGGCTTGCTGACGCGGGCGGCCTCCGCCACGGCGTCGATCGACGTCGCATCGAAGCCGCGCTCGAGGAACAGGCGCGTGGCGACCTCGATCAGCCGCTGGTCGCGCTCGATCGCAGCATCCCGGGTCGGCCGGCCGCCACGTGACTTGATCACGCCGCGCTTGGCCACCTTGGCCTTGGTTGCCGTCAATCCCATTGCCCATTCATCTCGTTGTGCGTTCGGACGGGTCTGTCCGGTCTATAACCCGCGCGATGCGGATTCGTCCATTCGGTGGTACCGGGGGCTGGCCCGGTTAGGGCGGCGTCGCGGTCCAGGCCTGCCCCGCGGCGGCCTTCTCGTAGCCGTGCTGGTAGAGCGCGCGCATATAGGCGGTGTCGAAGCCCTGGGTTTCCGGCGCCGGATAGTCGCGCTCGATGTAGGACAGATGGAAGCCCAGCCGGTTGCGCAGGGCGAAATCATAGGTCGAGAGAATGACCGAGCGCGTCTGCGCCTGGGTGATCGCGGAAATGCTGCGTGAGGCGACGTCGATCGTCGAGTTCGACACCAGCTCGAAGTTGCCCTCGAGCTTCTTGTTGACGAGGATGTAGATGTTCATGCGGCCATCGGCCGGCCAGGCACGCTCGCGGAACAGCAGTGCGTCCGGCAGCGTCAGGACCGGCGCAGTCACGCCGCCGTCGACATGCATCTCCTGGAAGCGGCGGCCCTGGCCCTCGGCGTCGATCATGATCGGCGGAAACACCAGCGGGATGCTGGCGGAGGCCGCCATCACGTCGCGAAACAGCTGCAGCGCCTCCGGCGTTCCGACGGCGGCGATCCGTCCCATGTCCCAGATCACCGTGCGCTGGGTGTCGAGATCGGTGGTGGCGATCAGGAGCTTTCGGCCCTTGGCGTTTTCGCGCGCCACCTCGCTCAGGACGTCCTGGCCGACGTAACGCGCCACCAGCTCGCGCAGCCGCTTGTTGCCGAACAGGCCGGAGCCGAACAGCACCCGCATCAGGCTCGGGTCCTGCAGCAGACTTTCGGCGATCCCGGACGTGTAGACCTCTCTCAACGTATCGTCGTAGCGCGGGCCGAGGAATGCAAAGGGCGCGATCAGCCCGCCGGTGCTGACACCGGAGACGACCGAAAAGTTCGGACGGTTGCCGGCCGCGGTCCAACCGTTGAGGACGCCGACGCCATAGGCGCCGTCTGCGCCGCCGCCGGAGAGGGCGAGGTAGGTCTTGATCGGGGCGCGGTCGCTCTTCTCGAGCCGGAATTTGGACGCCGGCTCGTCGGCGTAGCGGCGCAGCCCGTCGAGATCGAGCACCCGCGAATTGGCGGCGTCGGCCGCCGTGTAAGGCATCCGCGGCAGCGAGCTGCAGGCCGCCACCGCGAAGGCAAGCCCGCACAGCAGCACCGCTCGCCGGATCACATGACCAGCTGTCATCCGATGGCGGATGCCGTCAGGCCGGGCGCTGCAGGGTGGGAACATCTCGGCCAGTCAGGTTTCACGCGGATTGCAGTCGCGGCGGGAACGATCCGCCGCCTTATTCTCGACATAAAACGATACGGTTTCGTTTTGTTTAACGGAAAGACGGTTCCGGGGCAAGCGTCCGCCCGGGCGGTTGGCGTTCACGAAGTCGCGCGGAGGCCGTTACCCGACGGGTTGATCGGGCACCGGCGACACGCAATAAGCAGCCGCATGAATCTTCCCAATCATTTCGAACTGCTGGCCACTGACGGCGCCGCCCGTACCGGGCGCCTGACCACGCCGCATGGCGTCGTCCGGACGCCAGCATTCATGCCGGTCGGCACCGCCGGGGCGATGAAGGGCATGCATTGGCGCGAGGTGCGCGATGCCGGCGCCGATATCGTGCTCGGCAACACCTATCACCTGATGCTGCGGCCGGGCGCCGAGCGGATCGCAGGGCTTGGCGGCCTGCAGCGCTTCACCGGCTGGGGCGGGCCGATGCTGACGGATTCCGGCGGCTTCCAGGTGATGTCGCTCTCGGAACTGCGCAAGGTGACCGAGAAGGCCGTGACCTTCCGCTCGCATATCGACGGCGCCAAGGTCGAGCTGTCGCCTGAGCGCTCGATCGAGGTGCAGCGGCTGCTCGGCTCCGACATCGCGATGCAGATGGACGAGTGCGTGCGGCTGCCGGCCGAGCGCGCCGACATCGAGCGCGCGATGCAGCTGTCGCTGCGCTGGGCCGAACGCTCCAAGCGTGCCTTCGAGAGCGCGCCGGACGGCTACATGCTGTTCGGCATCGTCCAGGGCGGCGACATCCCCGATCTCCGCCACGCCAGCGCCCGCGGGCTGACCGACATTGGCTTTCACGGCTACGCGATCGGCGGGCTGGCGGTCGGCGAGCCGCAGGCGGTGATGCTGTCGATGATCGAGGAGACCGCGCCAGCGCTGCCGTCCGATCGGCCGCGCTATCTGATGGGCGTCGGCACGCCGGAGGACATTCTGGAGGCGGTGGCGCGTGGCGTCGACATGTTCGACTGTGTGATGCCGACCCGGAACGGGCGGCACGGCATGGCGTTCACCCGGTTCGGGCAGATCAACCTGCGCAACGCCCGGCACATCGACGATCCGCGTCCGCTCGATGAAGAGAGCACGTGGCCCGCGGCGCGCAGCTACTCGCGCGCCTATCTGCACCATCTGGTGCGTGCCGGCGAAACACTTGGGGCAATGCTGCTGTCCGAAATCAACGTCGCCTATTACCAAGAGCT from Bradyrhizobium sp. B124 includes:
- a CDS encoding PepSY domain-containing protein; the protein is MHALRHWALGARLLATALLALPFASPAHAITSSAAAALTPQDSDSALDVHAVRRELDSFQSAQISLRKAMAIAEALHSGSITADISFDGASDPAVYRVKTMQQNRIWQHAIDASTGQVVGGEPPSPLASLGAEDRDNLVVLRALRHRLADAVRVAEHTTSGKAISGGLMRERGKLNFVIVVLTGGDLKEVILEPPGARRR
- a CDS encoding TetR/AcrR family transcriptional regulator, whose amino-acid sequence is MGLTATKAKVAKRGVIKSRGGRPTRDAAIERDQRLIEVATRLFLERGFDATSIDAVAEAARVSKPTVYGQYGDKRGLFTAVLRREIARWLAPLAAAAAEAQAGGSCDGSVEERLIELGRQLLVLNCSADSIAFSRILTAQAINFPEIAKLAVDEGWSKAVSTTADFFDHLVDNGALDLEDTTIAAETFLNMVVGHTHRMATFGILIDMKAAVTRMEVSIRLFLAGAVGPRDRLRDAAKARRRPTR
- a CDS encoding patatin-like phospholipase family protein — translated: MTAGHVIRRAVLLCGLAFAVAACSSLPRMPYTAADAANSRVLDLDGLRRYADEPASKFRLEKSDRAPIKTYLALSGGGADGAYGVGVLNGWTAAGNRPNFSVVSGVSTGGLIAPFAFLGPRYDDTLREVYTSGIAESLLQDPSLMRVLFGSGLFGNKRLRELVARYVGQDVLSEVARENAKGRKLLIATTDLDTQRTVIWDMGRIAAVGTPEALQLFRDVMAASASIPLVFPPIMIDAEGQGRRFQEMHVDGGVTAPVLTLPDALLFRERAWPADGRMNIYILVNKKLEGNFELVSNSTIDVASRSISAITQAQTRSVILSTYDFALRNRLGFHLSYIERDYPAPETQGFDTAYMRALYQHGYEKAAAGQAWTATPP
- the tgt gene encoding tRNA guanosine(34) transglycosylase Tgt, which produces MNLPNHFELLATDGAARTGRLTTPHGVVRTPAFMPVGTAGAMKGMHWREVRDAGADIVLGNTYHLMLRPGAERIAGLGGLQRFTGWGGPMLTDSGGFQVMSLSELRKVTEKAVTFRSHIDGAKVELSPERSIEVQRLLGSDIAMQMDECVRLPAERADIERAMQLSLRWAERSKRAFESAPDGYMLFGIVQGGDIPDLRHASARGLTDIGFHGYAIGGLAVGEPQAVMLSMIEETAPALPSDRPRYLMGVGTPEDILEAVARGVDMFDCVMPTRNGRHGMAFTRFGQINLRNARHIDDPRPLDEESTWPAARSYSRAYLHHLVRAGETLGAMLLSEINVAYYQELMQGIRDAVANGTFEDFKMKTRAGWARGDIAPR